The Microcoleus sp. AS-A8 genome contains a region encoding:
- a CDS encoding thioredoxin domain-containing protein produces the protein MYRSQLLKNTFIRFRRLAKTTLKLTGLLLLLSLTLLTPSLPAQAATQVSPLVEEQVLQVLRNHPEQILQLIREHPEVIVQSVQAYQQQQQSQLQQIRQAFVQALQTNPKVVIRDSPTTGTTDLKAVLLEFSDFQCPYCAQAHKIIQQFMSKHADEVTLVYKHFPLTPIHPEAMPAAKAAWAAFQQGKFWEYEDALFSQQDKLGNSLYLATAKSLNLDLEKFEQDQANADRAIEEDLQLAQTLGLSGTPFFVLNGEAFSGDVKLSDLEKALAGANPS, from the coding sequence ATGTATCGATCACAATTGTTGAAAAATACCTTCATCCGTTTCCGACGCTTAGCGAAGACAACATTAAAACTAACAGGGTTGTTGCTACTGTTGAGCCTGACACTCCTAACCCCATCACTCCCTGCACAAGCCGCCACCCAAGTTAGTCCTCTGGTTGAAGAACAAGTCTTGCAGGTGCTCCGCAATCACCCTGAACAAATCTTGCAGCTCATCCGCGAACACCCAGAAGTCATTGTGCAATCTGTTCAAGCCTACCAGCAGCAACAACAATCACAACTGCAACAGATACGGCAGGCTTTCGTGCAAGCACTACAAACTAATCCTAAAGTTGTGATTCGCGACTCTCCCACCACGGGCACAACTGATTTAAAAGCCGTGCTATTAGAATTCTCAGACTTTCAATGTCCCTACTGTGCACAGGCTCATAAAATCATCCAACAGTTTATGAGCAAACATGCGGATGAAGTTACCTTAGTCTACAAACATTTCCCTCTCACTCCCATTCACCCCGAAGCCATGCCTGCGGCTAAAGCCGCTTGGGCGGCATTTCAGCAAGGTAAATTTTGGGAGTACGAGGATGCTCTATTTTCCCAGCAAGACAAGTTGGGCAACTCGTTGTATCTGGCGACTGCCAAAAGCCTAAATCTGGATTTGGAGAAGTTTGAGCAAGATCAAGCCAATGCCGATAGGGCGATTGAGGAGGATCTTCAGTTAGCTCAGACGTTGGGACTTTCAGGCACTCCCTTCTTTGTACTCAATGGCGAAGCCTTTTCCGGTGACGTGAAGTTATCGGATTTAGAGAAGGCTTTGGCTGGTGCAAACCCGTCTTAA
- a CDS encoding YdcF family protein, producing MGILLGSWLLINTVRLQAVASEPVDVFFVLGGGIDREIYVAQLAKQHPEVRVLISQGSEDPCILLIFQREQAPIRQVWLEKCANSTFDNFYFNLPILKQWGIRKIKLITSSSHLPRAKWMAQILLGAHGIWVETDLASHKGTPGNRESVLKAGLDISRCLVWAVLSQVVQPRCLKLVPLSAVDLAAWRNSDFRCERQEELKLE from the coding sequence TTGGGTATCCTCCTGGGTAGCTGGCTGCTGATTAACACTGTGAGATTGCAAGCGGTGGCGTCGGAACCTGTCGATGTGTTTTTCGTCCTGGGAGGTGGGATTGATCGAGAGATCTACGTCGCCCAGTTAGCCAAACAGCATCCAGAAGTCCGAGTTTTGATCTCTCAAGGCTCGGAAGACCCCTGCATCTTGCTGATTTTTCAACGAGAACAGGCACCTATCCGCCAAGTTTGGTTAGAAAAGTGTGCCAATTCTACCTTTGATAACTTCTACTTTAATCTCCCAATTCTCAAACAGTGGGGTATTCGTAAAATTAAGTTAATTACTTCTAGCAGCCATTTACCGCGAGCGAAGTGGATGGCACAGATTCTGTTGGGCGCTCATGGGATTTGGGTCGAGACAGATCTTGCCTCACACAAGGGCACACCCGGAAATCGAGAATCTGTTCTGAAGGCGGGTTTGGATATCAGCCGTTGTCTGGTTTGGGCGGTGTTGAGTCAGGTTGTCCAGCCGAGATGCTTGAAATTAGTGCCACTTTCTGCTGTGGATTTGGCCGCTTGGCGTAACTCCGATTTTCGATGTGAGCGTCAAGAGGAGTTGAAGCTTGAGTAG